Within the Periplaneta americana isolate PAMFEO1 chromosome 6, P.americana_PAMFEO1_priV1, whole genome shotgun sequence genome, the region ataATCAATTCTggtattaggaatgaatttacaataatactttatatacgcattgctgacaactgcagagataaaattgatagtaatctgatgcttgtaataattagtaaaagcAACAACAATAAAACTCAGTTTGATAAATCCTTAAAATTTacgatacattttaacttctatttatttattaggtctaaataaaaaagctaatttgtatttttctatcaacacaaagacgaaggaattagacctactaaagaatgttgttgacacattttatgatccctcggaaatcgaaagtacgatttggacaatttgtaatgctgtaattttgtagcaattataaatagCACATACACACCCTagcattttaacacagcactgattaataaaactattaactagcccagcaacaacaTACATTGCAGTTGACTACAGCTTGTTTTGCGAGTATCGCCACACTGGccacctaggtagcagcaccagcgtcgtttgcatgcagaactgctagctgtccggtattattatagtaaggtacttGGTACAAGTTCTCTGTGAGTGCCACACCACCGTCATTGAAGGTCGAAATCGACTTCAAGATCATATGGTCAATATAAATTAGAGACTTGTCCAAAGGATTTTGGAAGAAGTTTCTCTCTCCAGAAGACCTACCTCAGGTCCAGAACTCACCTGATAGAACTGCACAGTGTTATTGTATTGAGAACACTGTTTCTCAACAGTGCAACATTAGGTGCAAGAGTGGTTCTGTGAATGGATCGGAATAAGTCTTAACAGAACTGGTCTTTGTAGAGCATGGGGTCCTTAGAGCACATCGCTACATGAAGGAATTCCTTCAGCTGTGTGTTTTGTCTTTTTCTCCATTGGTGAAGGTTTCAAGCTAATGCACAACTTTGCATGCTCACATGTTGCCTGAAGTGTGCAACAGTACCTGGTTGAGATGGGATTCATGTCATGGCCTGTTTGAAGTCCAGATTTGAATCCCATCGGTCATCTGTTTGATGAACTGGAAAAATGGTTCTGCCTGCATTATGCAAACATCTTAATGGGATCTGGGGGGAAACTCTTCAAGAAAAAGAGGAACTGATTCCTCATGAGCAGATAGCAACATAATCAGGTGCATGCTGGAAAAGTTTGAAGTTGTTAATGCAAGAGGTGATGTAGTTTGTACAATTTCCTTGTGTGCAGTTTGGTAACTTATTTGAATGCCTACTTAACAGATTTACAACTTCCTACTCAAACAGCTCTGACCACCCACCATTCACAAGCTGCACAGCTGCCACATTAGTTACATTGAATTGTTCAGTGACTGCTATGCTACTTCAGTTTGAAGATGTGGCAACTCTCCGTATACATGGAGATGAAGGGAAGGTGTCAGTCTTTCTAAGTGAGGGTTATGTTTGGTTATTAACAGATTAAGACAAAATTCTGTGGCAGTAGATCAGCCAGCAAAGTCTTTTCTGTTATATTACACACAAGGAAATTGGACGAACTATAATGTaagttttcatatatatatatatatatatatatatatatatatatatatatatacacatacctgTATACACAAGGGGCGCATAAGTAGGTATACAATAATACAGATTGTTTTGAGTACAAGTGAACCACTGGTGTAGCTCGGTTGgataaggtgcttgcctgccaatccagagTTGCGGTCgaacgcgagttcgattcccgcttaggctgattatctggttggattttttccggggttttccccagtcgtaagacgaatatcaggtaatctatggcgaatcctcgaccttatctcgccttgctatcaccaatcccatcaacactgaataatctagtagttgatacagtgtcgttaaataaccaacctaAAAAAAGTACAAATGAGGATTACAATCGATCAGGGTGTTAAATTGGTGTCGATTGTCGACATTGATTGTAACTACAACTGGTATGTTATCCTCATTTGTTCTTACAATATAGTTTCGTTATTACTGCATACCTACTTATGCACTCTCCCTCCCCGTGGAGTATAATTTCCTAGCAAAGTACATATCAAAAGTTTACTCAAGCTTTGTGTAATGAGCAAAAGAAATAAGATTAttggtgtgtgtatatatatatatatatatatatatatatatatatatatatatatatatctgtgtgtgtgcgcgtgcgtgcgcgcgcgcgcggtAGGATTATTGACACAGAACATAGTAGTATTTTGGAGAATGTTACTGTACTCTGCATCTCATCTCATCAGTCCCCTCCCATGTATATCAGCCCTTAGATGTGAGGTGGCCATTGACGTATCTTGGGTAGCAGATGTGTTTTTCTTCTGATCCAGAAATGTGTTCATGCTTGGGGCTGATTATATTGTTTCCTCTCCCCCCCCAAatcttaaataactaaataaatagatattgttGGTTTTCTATATTGAtgacctgagttcgaatcccggcatAGCCAAGTGGAATTGTGTTGGGTAAAGATGTTACTTGGTGATTGGTTTTTGCAGTGTACTCTAGTTTTCCCTTTCGACGTTTCAGCAATACTCTATTAATCACCATGTGGTGCTAAAGCAGCAGCAAAAAGAACTATAGTTTAATTTCATCACTGTTAGATTGAATGGTGCAGGCTGCCTCTAATAGAAGGCTCGAGACAAAATTTGACCATTTCTCTCCCACATTGAGATTAGTCTCTGCAGTTAAAAGTTTAATTAATAACCATCACCACAAGAACTATCACAGTGCCAGTAGCTTGATGTTCTTCCTTACTTGTGCATTTTCTCTCTATCCCCTTAACCagaggcggctctacaataagaactgcagagctgcagaaccgccatttaaatggacctgaaaaaattaaaaatgtaaaacgtgcttttacgTAACCTAGttcgtttcatttatttttccaattcattcttttTCGATTCGAGaatttactgtctgtaggagccttgaactgctcgagaattttagctgtagtgtacttttcggatctgtgatcggcagtttcTGAAGCTCAaggtagggtagtcggcagcagaaaactggttttcttcaccgtcccataagactgcattagagctgcaaccgaagcagctctctctgaatatacaaaagaactgcCAACatcctcatctctttatgacctgcgttagaacacataggcttctggactattgtatatcattacagttccagtgtgttatagtactgtgggtggtgtaaTGTGATTAGTCATTATTTCtaaggaaatatttaatattaaaaatgaatgaaatgaaaacctaattgaCCAACCCTtttgaaattaaaagagaaattgcatgttaactgaataaattaggacgtcctacacaaaatttagatactgaaatttctggaaaaagttgAGGAAATCATGTaccctactagtcattttaataccgaaatgtgtaatggaaacgattggttttttgctgcgctcatgaaaacgctttctgcCCCActcgtgtattctgtttagaggagaaaatacatggacaaacaccggagtgaaggatttagttaatttgacttaaaaaagtaGAAAAGCATGTGGAGAACATCTCCACTACGtcactagttgtaccaggtgggagaggtgtagcgcacgtaTGGTTGGAATACAATTTCAgctgcacagtcaacttcgagaaggggctgtaattacacgcgttatccgatttagatgcaataaacagcatgtgtttgctaaatacactatttttcgtgcagaactgccaacctttgtaaccgcgggccgctactgcccTTAACACTACAGAATTTGAACTGATATGTTGTTTAAGAAAGGATAAAAAACTTGGTATTATTTTTGAAGAAGGCTGAATGAAACTCATGTTCATTTCTATTCTTTTCAGGATAATCCTCAGCCAAGTCGTTGTTTAGGAATATTTGGACTGAGTATCTATACCACAGAACAACAGCTACATCACATCATGTCGAAGTATGGTCCTGTTGAGAGAGTGCAGGTTGTTATTGATGCTAAGGTGGGTGCCCTTGTAAAATAATCCAGCAGTTGATATTATATCCTATTTGCTATTGACAAGTACAGTACATTTATGAAGAGCTAGTGAGTTTGTATGTTCACTGTAATGTACAGTAATATTGACTTGAAGTACATTACATTCATTTTCTCGTAGCTTCTTCCATTTCATCctcatttctcttttccttcatttttctttgtatgatTTGTTATACGAGAAAAATGTTGACGTAATGAGcttattgcattttaaaatatttatataaacatagGATAATTTATTGTACAGTCTTTACTTCATAATTAAGCACAAAAGTGATGTTTCCAGACTGGGCGTTCAAGAGGGTTCTCATTTGTATACTTCGAGAGCTCTGAAGATGCAAAAGTAGCCAAGGAGCAATGCACAGGAATGGAGATCGATGGCCGAAGGATCCGTGTGGATTTCTCTATTACGCAGCGTGCTCATACCCCTACCCCAGGCATTTACATGGGCAAGCCCACATAGTAAGTAAAATCTTGATGTAGTGAATAATTGCTCCTCATACTAGCTGTCACTTGCATTGCATATTTTACCACTGTACTGGTGTTTGCATTTTGAATTCTTCTGCATtaaatcttaaatatttttaCGTTGTTGGATGCCAGACCAACAAACAATTTTATGTGAATTGAATATTGAAACAGTACTTCTGGCATTGCTCTTAACTCCGATGTTTCACAGTTTCAGTTCTGTAAGAATATTTTCGAAAgtcttcaaaactattaaattaattgaattttagaTTGTAAACATACAAAATTATGGCAGAACTAATACAAAAATCTTTACAAGTTGATATCAGGAAAAATAGTATGGAAACACTCTATTGACATTTACAGTATGTTTTGTAAACTTTTCAACAACTTGCATGCAATAAAATGTTGATCACATTGATCTTGTGTAAGTCACATTTTTGGGGCATTGAGGTTGTAGTTTTTTCATTTACAGGTAAGTGATATTGTTTACAATTCAGAAGATGAAAATATTTCTGCAAGAATGCAGCAAatgtacttttttaatttgggaGTAAATGGAAATAACTTCTCCAATATTGCATTAAATTAACAAAGTACTTTGTAAGGAATTTATTCAGATTGAATATCTTTATATTGGTGCATTTCGAACCTCAAAAGTAACCTGTTTTGATACATTCATTCTGAACTTATTGTCATGCATTCATTTTTAAAGATTAAAATGGggttgaaattatttgtaaaatgaaTAGAAAGAAAAGTGTACGAATACTTAAATGGTTCCGGTGTTTATTGTTTCAGTCTGACAGAAGGCAGAGGCCAGTGGGGTGGGAGACAGAAGGGTGAAATGTGAGTGTTAATCTAGATTCTAATGTTTTTGGTTGCCATTCTTAAAGAATGTGCATCTTGCGCAGTTGGAGTAAAGATTCACAAAATTTTGTGTGTTGTAGCTCAAACGTTTTCCATTTGTAATGAATGCATGTAATGATAAACCTGAATGAATGTTAATGGTTGGTATTTACTATTGGCTGGTTGGAGGGGCAGATTTACACTATTCTGCAATCTTCTGCAGTATGTTATGTATTTCACACGTCTTGGTTGAAGTAACTTCTGTGGTGCACTTCTGTATTCAAGACTTTTCACCACTATAGAGTCTTCATATTTCATAACCCTTCGATGAGCTATGTAGTTATTTCGATGAAGTTATATTGTTCAAAATACGAATTTTTGCTGTATTCTTAATTcgtacaacatgttttgcaagTCTGTTTAAAAAGCAAGatgattaagaaataaatgtgGGTTACATTAACTGTTCAGTCCTGATAAAATATTTCGTTTGTGGTACAGTTCACTGGAGGCTTCTGCATTATAGTTCAAACCCAAAAACGAAACTGTGATTTTGTTGGCAACTGTTGGTTTGTCATTGCTTTAATAACACACATTTTCACATTTTGTTACTCTTGTTTGCGAGTTCCAGTTCTTACATTCTGCAAAAATATCTGCCTATTCCAACAGTCTGTGGGTTAACAGATTAAAGGGAAACTCAgctttcttaataaaaattttatCTCTCACCTTCAGTAATATGTTACatttatactacaatatttacattatgtttaatgcaGTTGTGTGCATATAACTTGATACTTCATTTTGCAAGCAGATGACATTCTTggttatttttttctgttgtaaATGTGtggtatttttcataaaataatatgctGTTCATCATGTTTTGAAGTATTGGAGAGCACGAATACTTATGGCTTCATTGCTACATGCAAATCATTGAAACAACAAAACCATATGCTGTTCATCAATATTTCACCTGCTTTCTTTCTAGGAAATGTtggaatttaacaaaaaattgtaGGTTCAGAAGGGATACAGTACTGGTATCTTGAGTGCTGTAAGTACCTTTAATCTAATGATGGCAGTCACAAAATGTACTTAAATGAACATTGGTGAACTGTAGAAACATTTCTCACTTTTGGATATGGCGTAATATTGCTATGAATTCAGGAGCTGAGGATTTCACCGGTATAATGTGAATTGTGTTGAAAAATGCATTGATTACAGATCAGTACACTGTAAATACTGTCATAGTTTGGTAACAATTTACAATCCGCTAGGTGACTACTCTTCTTTTAATCGGTAGGTTtactttattatttgtttaaaagtaCTGCCTTGTGTAAGTTGCTGATAGGAGGGAGGACAAGCAGTGGGCACATTGTAGCTTCAGTCTTACTGTAAAATAGGATGCAAACACCTAGATTTCGGCAGTTTGTAGATGGTATGATATACTTGATCAACTGTGAAGGGAAGAAATTCTATGTTCCAACAGGCAGTATGATTCAGTTTTGGCGACTGCTATAAGGGGCGAAATGAATATATCACATCACTCAGCACAGTTTGCCTTCTGTTTCTAAAAGCTACTTAAACAGGAAAATTCATATCTTTCAGTTTAGGAGGCCAATGTTTTTAATATTGGTTTTTCTCTCGTATATAATATGTAGCACCTAGACTTTCACTTCCATTATATGAAGTATTAACAGCTGATAGTATGGTTATGCAAAAGAATTGCTGTCGATATTTGTGCATGAGTTAAGTTTCCATCTCCAATACTGGAAGAATAAttcttgacatttttttttctctctttgtaCATTATTTTCTCCTAAGCTATTAAAGCTGTTGTAGATGTTTCTCAAGCCAGTTCATGAGAAAATTATGCATATGTCTTTTTTACTGAAAAATTCTTGGTCcatttgaaaattataaaattcacaTTGCTGCCTTTGTGGTCTGTCTTGGGTTCTTGTCCCAACAGGAATATATCACAATGCTCTTTCAGATATGGTTTTCTTCAACACTATCTAAATGTTCTATCCATCTTATTtacattctttaattttatctaagagggttgtatgtatttatttaatacttagtGGCCAGCTACTCATGCTCAATTGCGATAGCATAGAAAAGTGCTCTCTGAGTGATACAGTGTAGGTCAGTGAATTAAATTCTCCTGGCTAGGTTCGAATGGACCCACTAACTAAAGGCATAATTATGTAAGTCCTTCATTCTTATTGAGAGTTTTGTATAGATGTAAGCAGCAAAGTGTGAAACAATTATAAATTACCAAAGCTCGTACGAGTATGCATGAAAGAGAGGTTCGACTTGTTATTATTTTCGTATATATTTACTTATGACTCTTAATGTACATCCATTGACTGCTGTTCGGTTTGTGTCAAAGATGAAAAAATGAACTTACTTTATATTTTCCTGGTCGACGTATAATGTAGCATTGCTTTACTCACCGTAAAATAGAATTTCAAATAAAGTTACATGGGATGGCTTAAACAATTACTACCAGTGTTGACGTGTGTTGGAATCTTTTGGGGTCATCAAGCACTCTTAATTGAATGAGTTATCCAGTCTGTTAGTCATATCCCCATTTTTCtggttttttttctgtttaatatgTCGTGTTTATTCACTTTGatgatagaaacattaattgttgTAGATTCAGGATGTTGTCTTGGTGTTAATGATAAACTTGACAGAGGGTTGTCTCATAGAACCTCCATGCTGTGTGtgcatgtattttaaatattGGTATTTATCATGCTCTCTTCTGACGATGTAGAAGCGTCTTTAATCTCTGTAGATAGGGAATGATACAGCATCCAATACACTATGTAGTTTTTGATTACAGCTGATTGTTCAATATATTCTTTTCGACAGAGTTGTTTTTGAAACTAAGTTGTGTTGTGAAAGTTTGTTACGTCCACACGTATTAGTGCCCACTTCTTGCATGTAGTAAGTGCATtgtttgaaatgttgggaaacTGTAGCATCTTGGATTTTAATATTTGTGTATCtttcagaaatgcatacagagtttgaaatgttggtagaAGAGACTTAGTTGTGGTTGTAGGTTCAGTTAACATGTACGAAGTGTTACCAGTGATGACTTGATACTAACCAATTACCTAACTGTTCAAAAGTACAGTAGTTACTGCTTGAAAACGATTGATCTTGTGTTGTAGACTTTTATTGTGAGTTGCTTTTGATAGCTGAAGCCTTGAACTGAAATTTCATTGTTTTTCTATAATGGGACTGTGTAGACTACAGCAGATTAATAACTTAAACCCTCTCCCCTTCTTGGTAAATTTGTAATTGACACAGAAGTTCCGCCAAGATTTTACAAATGCATTGTCTTCAGAGTTTTATCTCTTCCCCAAGCACTAGTGAGAACAAACAGttctatttatacattttattgtgAAAATATAATGGAACAATGTATAAAAATTCAAAGGCAATTTAATTGAACAATTCTGAGTAggctatacaatatatattactgCATGTGTGCACATACACGCAATTTCCATACTTTTTTATACTTCCTTCTCTCTAATAACCACGAAATTAGACATTCagttccaaatattttcgtagTTAATTGCAGGTGTGGTACAATATGCAGTGACAGTGAGCAGTAAATATTGATTTGTGATGTGGAATAATGTTATGCCGTTAGTAATCCAATTTTAATACCCATTTATTGTTATTCAATTCTACGGAACAGTGATGTTCAGAGTACCTGTGCTGAGATTCAGGTATGGTGGTCATTGTCCATTCActgaaattatatattaaacaTATACGTAAATTTCCTATGTTCGTGAATTGAGCAAATATGAAAACATCAGATGTCTTAAAATTATTTCCagaaattattgtacaagacatgAGATGTTTGAGATTGTTAGAGtcgctttgttttatttttaaatttcagatttaTATTACTGCTTACAGTTTTACTTACCAAATAATGTTAGTTCATATTCCttgcaattttattgtaatcACTAGTTCTTCCTTCCACCCTTCCATAAATTGTTCGAGGTGCCAATCTTTGGCCCATTACTATTACTCTCTGACTAAAAGTGAGGGAAAACAGTattctgaagaaaaaagtagTGACTTGAAACAATTGCTTTGTGTTACAGTGACTACTATGGTGGAGGGTACAGAGGTGGTGGTTATCGTGGCCGTTCACCATCGCCTTATTACCGAAGAAGACGCTATGACCGCTCACGGTCACGTTCTTACTCACCTCGTAAGTATAATATAGATCTTGGAAATGGCCTTTCTTAAGTCTTGTTTGttccatttattttttttgtcatttaattaagtaaataaagaataCAAGAATGTTTTAAGTTTCCACCTCAAGAAATAATTGGGAAGATTTCACCATCTCCAGCAATCTGTTGGTATGACATTTTTAGTGTATCTGTTTTGAAAGATGTGTCATTACATTGTATTTGTACCCTGTCCTTATTACAGGTCGATATTAACCTCCTAGCACCAGATTGGGGGCTTCGTTTCCACTTGAGGTGGACTAACTTCCATTGCATTATCGTGTTGTGTCCCCCTAAATGATGGCTGGCAGATAACAATAGTGACTGAATTTACTGCTATCCTGATATGGAAATGTTTTTTGCATTGATTTAGTGTATAGTGGACAGCCAGTCTTAATATTATGTCTGTTCATGAATTGCAAGAAGGATGAATATTGTGCACCCCTCCCGAATCAGTTATgttcaacttaattttaaggacAATAGAACAGTCTCGGCACAGCTGATTTATTACAAAGGACAAAATTGAGATAAGCAGTGTTAGTAATTCTCGTTAGTAGTACTTCATTAATCCTTTTGTGCTGCAATGTTTCCTGATATGTTTTGTTCATTTTATACTTAACTGTATTGGCAGCCAATATAATGATGTTTTGTGTTCGCAACCATGTTAAATGGTTTAAGTGTTTTATGTTCCAATGCATTTTTTACCCTCCAATCACATAAGTTGGATTTCTGAATAGATGGTAGATTCTAATACTGTATCATtagaacaaattaaattcaattagtgATAGCACATTCTAATTTGTCTTGTTTGTTTCATTTTTGTAAGGTTATGATGAAGCAAGAGGTATTGGATGAAGTTTGaagtaaaagaaacaaaaatatgtaGCAAGTTATCTCTGGGGAAGAAACCGAACATGGAACATCCACGTTCAAGTCTTCTTGAAGCTCACATGAGAAAGAATATGATCTGAATATATAGCAAACTTGAATACATGAAATATCGTCCAAGCCAAATTCACTCACACAAGAAGTTGAGCTGGGGTTGGTTAGAGTCGCAAGAATATCATTACCATTTTCAAGTTAGTCATGTCAAGATGCTAAAAGCGAAGCAACAAGCGTGAGAATAGAGGGCGTAGAAAAGTTTAGAAgtggaaaaatgaagaaaacaaagtGTAAGTTACTGGGGTGGTTTGTTACTTGGCTAGAATGGGGAGGGCATCAGTTTCCACCTCCCTGATATTTTCTGTATCTCAGAGTTGCTGTGGTGACGTGATCAAGATGTAAAGAAATGCTTGTTGCAACACAACAGACTTGAGTGTTCTAAAACTATTGCACCATCTTTTAGTTAACTTTGCAGTGTTCCCACATCGCAGCTTTGAGGTACTCTTGTTAGGGTTTTATTCCATTTACTAAATTAatcagatatttttaatattaaatgtggAGTGAATACGTTCTAATAAGAATGGAATATAACCCTTGTTTAGGATGTTCTTGAAATAAGACATACTTCCAACTTTTGGAAAAGTTTAATACgagctaaaaaaaaaatacaatttgcaAACTAGATTACAGAAATGGTCATTTCAAATCTTTATTTCCACCAGTGTGTTAACTTGGAAGTTTCATCAATAATAGGTTCTCTTTTCTTGTCTGGTGGTGATCATATTCTTTAtcagattttaaaattccaagGCTCTTGTTAATTTCGTTTTCTTTTTCCTATACAGCTGAAGGTATTTAGCCTGATTCACGGAAACAAATACTCTTTATCtttctgtattatttatttatttattttattttatttttttttttttgcttactgTGCTGAAATGTTTGCTTTTAACAGTATAACGTGAATCAGGCTAAAGAATACTGCAACGTCTTTTGATAACAGATCATGTGTGATATTTGAGGATTTGAAGGACAGGTAGGTCacttgtttttatatatttctattttaaattGTGGTAATTGAGTAATACAGACAAACTTCTCAGTATTTGTAATGTTTTATAACCTTTCAATTACTTCTCCTGTTTCATATCCATTCCTTTCTTAGACTGTATTATATTCTGTGAACAATGAAGACGAAAAGTTCAGATAGCTGAAAGATATCCACATGTTAGATTACTACAAGTTGCGAGTTGCCACAGTGTCAGCAATAAAGTGACCTGATTTATATCTTCTGGTTACAATATTTGTCACTGATCCTCTTAACACAACGAGTTTTTAAGTTTAGtatgaaaaatgttcatatttgtgcaagctgtaataataatttcacaaagCAAGTTCTTTGACAGTAATTAAAGGACAGTGCCCTCCATGTACTCCACAGATAAAGCACGAAGATTGCTGCATATGATTGGACTATTAGGTAAATGTTTTACAGGTTaagtgagtagtttaatatcaaagacggacatctatCGTCTCcttagttttgatctagaggcacttttttgtttcacggtgttctttgtagtatttaaaaacaaattattttcataaatgtagtattagagtttgtatatagtttcaccataactgaaaaaagcatgaaaaaatatataagaatCCACATGatctaaatttcatctgaaggtcagatgtctgcctttgatattaagctacacAAATATAGTATAGCAATTAGAGCTTGTAAATATTATCAGACATAGCATTATTACAAGAGAAGCAGTCACTGTGAAATGAATTCTCTAGAGCAGACATGCCCATCCAGCGCAAATTTAGCCTTCAAAAGAAGTGCAACAGTGATGTAGTAAGAGTAAATTAGGGATATTTTACATCAGTACAATCTTTTAATGAAAGGACAGTAGAATCTTATTTTTGAAGGCACTTTGAACTGTTAGTAATGTTAGATGTGCTGTTATAATGCTCCTCTGTTCACCTCTCTTGGTTAACTTGCGTTTTGCAGTGATCAAATTTCATAAAGTTTCCAGCTGGTTTGTGAAGTGTTTGATGTGCAGATTGGAATTCAATATTCAAACTGTGTATTGAGATTCAGTGACACGTGGTTTACAGTTACTCAAGTAAAAAAAGGATGAGGGTTGTATTGCCTAATACCTGGAGGTTTGCCTAATTTGAGTCTGGTATgcataagggtacgtacacgttggagcaatgagaaacgatctagcgacactttggtattatcaaagaatcaagtgttcatatcggagcaacgaggacacgggaagcgaacattttgatttatcagtagaagatattcacttaatgaaagaagatataggcctataggaaatatcagctgctatgttcaaggttaatataagttaaatacaaaattaaaccagtttctcatcccaaagatagtataaattcgttgtgttgtgattggttctggtgatcacataacatatgaccaataaatacacaactg harbors:
- the LOC138701046 gene encoding transformer-2 protein homolog alpha-like isoform X1, giving the protein MSDREHSPSHSGSNHSPPANDKTPSPPRSREHSRSRSRSNSQHKSHHRGRSYSRSRFENEDSQRSHSRSRRMSYRGRYRSRSRSRSPKRYKSRYSHSRSRSYSPRGKYYGYSDRRKEFYRSHSRSPMSSRRRHVGSRDNPQPSRCLGIFGLSIYTTEQQLHHIMSKYGPVERVQVVIDAKTGRSRGFSFVYFESSEDAKVAKEQCTGMEIDGRRIRVDFSITQRAHTPTPGIYMGKPTYLTEGRGQWGGRQKGEIDYYGGGYRGGGYRGRSPSPYYRRRRYDRSRSRSYSPRYDEARGIG
- the LOC138701046 gene encoding transformer-2 protein homolog alpha-like isoform X2, encoding MSDREHSPSHSGSNHSPPANDKTPSPPRSREHSRSRSRSNSQHKSHHRGRSYSRSRFENEDSQRSHSRSRRMSYRGRYRSRSRSRSPKRYKSRYSHSRSRSYSPRGKYYGYSDRRKEFYRSHSRSPMSSRRRHVGSRDNPQPSRCLGIFGLSIYTTEQQLHHIMSKYGPVERVQVVIDAKTGRSRGFSFVYFESSEDAKVAKEQCTGMEIDGRRIRVDFSITQRAHTPTPGIYMGKPTYLTEGRGQWGGRQKGEIDYYGGGYRGGGYRGRSPSPYYRRRRYDRSRSRSYSPRRY
- the LOC138701046 gene encoding transformer-2 protein homolog alpha-like isoform X3 — its product is MSDREHSPSHSGSNHSPPANDKTPSPPRSREHSRSRSRSNSQHKSHHRGRSYSRSRSHSRSRRMSYRGRYRSRSRSRSPKRYKSRYSHSRSRSYSPRGKYYGYSDRRKEFYRSHSRSPMSSRRRHVGSRDNPQPSRCLGIFGLSIYTTEQQLHHIMSKYGPVERVQVVIDAKTGRSRGFSFVYFESSEDAKVAKEQCTGMEIDGRRIRVDFSITQRAHTPTPGIYMGKPTYLTEGRGQWGGRQKGEIDYYGGGYRGGGYRGRSPSPYYRRRRYDRSRSRSYSPRYDEARGIG
- the LOC138701046 gene encoding transformer-2 protein homolog alpha-like isoform X4 gives rise to the protein MSDREHSPSHSGSNHSPPANDKTPSPPRSREHSRSRSRSNSQHKSHHRGRSYSRSRFENEDSQRSHSRSRRMSYRGRYRSRSRSRSPKRYKSRYSHSRSRSYSPRGKYYGYSDRRKEFYRSHSRSPMSSRRRHVGSRDNPQPSRCLGIFGLSIYTTEQQLHHIMSKYGPVERVQVVIDAKTGRSRGFSFVYFESSEDAKVAKEQCTGMEIDGRRIRVDFSITQRAHTPTPGIYMGKPTYDYYGGGYRGGGYRGRSPSPYYRRRRYDRSRSRSYSPRYDEARGIG
- the LOC138701046 gene encoding transformer-2 protein homolog beta-like isoform X5, which codes for MSDREHSPSHSGSNHSPPANDKTPSPPRSREHSRSRSRSNSQHKSHHRGRSYSRSRFENEDSQRSHSRSRRMSYRGRYRSRSRSRSPKRYKSRYSHSRSRSYSPRGKYYGYSDRRKEFYRSHSRSPMSSRRRHVGSRDNPQPSRCLGIFGLSIYTTEQQLHHIMSKYGPVERVQVVIDAKTGRSRGFSFVYFESSEDAKVAKEQCTGMEIDGRRIRVDFSITQRAHTPTPGIYMGKPTYDYYGGGYRGGGYRGRSPSPYYRRRRYDRSRSRSYSPRRY